A genome region from Apus apus isolate bApuApu2 chromosome 2, bApuApu2.pri.cur, whole genome shotgun sequence includes the following:
- the ARC gene encoding activity-regulated cytoskeleton-associated protein translates to MQLDNVTNAGIHSFQGHRGVANKPNVILQIGKCRAEMLEHVRRTHRHLLTEVSKQVERELKGLQKSVGKLENNLEDHVPTDNQRWKKSIKACLARCQETIAHLERWVKREMNVWKEVFFRLEKWADRLESMGGKYCPGDHGKQTVSVGVGGPEIRPSEGEIYDYALDMSQMYALTPPPGEVPSIPQGHDSYQWVSVSEDAPVSPVETQVFEDPREFLSHLEEYLKQVGGTEEYWLSQIQNHMNGPAKKWWEYKQDSVKNWVEFKKEFLQYSEGTLTRDAIKRELDLPQKEGEPLDQFLWRKRDLYQTLYVDADEEEIIQYVVGTLQPKLKRFLSYPLPKTLEQLIQRGKEVQGNMDHSEEPSPQRTPEIQSGDSVETVPPSTTASPVPSNGTQPEPPSPPATVI, encoded by the coding sequence ATGCAGCTGGATAATGTCACCAATGCAGGCATCCACTCCTTCCAGGGGCACCGTGGAGTGGCCAACAAGCCAAATGTGATCCTGCAGATAGGGAAATGCAGGGCAGAAATGTTGGAGCACGTCAGGAGGACCCACCGGCACCTCCTAACTGAAGTCTCCAAGCAGGTGGAGCGTGAGCTGAAAGGGTTGCAGAAATCAGTGGGGAAGTTAGAGAATAACTTAGAGGACCATGTCCCAACTGATAACCAAAGATGGAAGAAGTCCATCAAGGCCTGCCTGGCCAGATGCCAGGAAACAATTGCCCATCTGGAGAGGTGGGTCAAGAGAGAGATGAATGTTTGGAAGGAGGTCTTTTTCCGCCTAGAGAAGTGGGCAGACCGCCTGGAGTCCATGGGAGGCAAATATTGCCCTGGGGACCATGGCAAGCAGACTGTGTCTGTTGGGGTGGGAGGCCCAGAGATAAGGCCAAGTGAGGGAGAGATTTATGACTATGCCCTCGATATGAGCCAAATGTATGCTCTGACCCCTCCTCCTGGGGAGGTGCCCAGCATCCCCCAGGGTCATGATTCTTACCAGTGGGTCTCTGTGTCGGAGGATGCTCCGGTCTCCCCAGTGGAGACCCAGGTCTTTGAGGATCCCCGGGAGTTCTTGAGCCACTTGGAGGAATACTTAAAGCAGGTGGGTGGAACAGAAGAATATTGGCTGTCTCAGATCCAAAACCACATGAACGGCCCAGCTAAGAAGTGGTGGGAATACAAGCAGGACTCTGTCAAGAACTGGGTCGAGTTCAAGAAGGAGTTCCTGCAATACAGTGAGGGTACTCTCACTAGGGATGCTATCAAAAGGGAGCTGGATTTGCCCCAGAAAGAGGGGGAACCCCTGGACCAGTTCCTTTGGCGCAAGAGAGACTTGTACCAGACCCTCTATGTTGATGctgatgaggaagaaattatccAGTACGTGGTAGGCACCCTCCAGCCCAAACTGAAGCGCTTCTTGAGTTACCCCTTGCCcaagaccttagagcagctgaTCCAAAGAGGGAAGGAAGTCCAAGGCAACATGGACCACTCTGAGGAGCCCAGCCCACAAAGGACCCCTGAGATCCAGTCAGGAGATTCTGTGGAGACTGTGCCTCCCTCAACCACTGCCAGTCCCGTGCCAAGCAATGGGACTCAACCTGAGCCCCCCAGCCCACCAGCTACTGTCATATGA